The proteins below come from a single Iocasia fonsfrigidae genomic window:
- a CDS encoding B12-binding domain-containing radical SAM protein — translation MRILLVVYDNDSYIHWFPQGIAYIASVLKIRGYEIVIYNQDYYHYPDEHLTEYLNNNYFDVIGVGIIAGYYQYRKLLRISEAINNSKNRPIYILGGHGPSPEPEYFMKKTQADYVVIGEGEETMVELLETVGNKKDLSQVKGIAYRDGSDIIVTERRPLIKDLDTLPIPAYELFPIEYYRLIRPPHSSRTDFVMPVLSGRGCLFNCNFCYRMDKGFRPRSNESIINEIKYLQKEYRINYIIFSDELLMSSVRRVESLCNDFLKNNLNIKWSCNGRLNFAKKDVLKLMKKSGCVFINYGIEAMDDQILKNMNKVLTTKQIVEGIEATLAVGISPGYNIIFGNIGENRETLNKGVEFLLKYDDCTQFRTIRPVTPYPGSPLYYYAIEKGLLRDVEDFYEYKHVNSDLLAVNFTELTDDEFHKALLEANKKLMTNYYNKKFEFSLQQAKDLYIKKDVSFRGFRQI, via the coding sequence ATGAGGATTTTATTAGTTGTTTATGATAATGATTCATATATACATTGGTTTCCACAAGGAATAGCATATATAGCATCAGTTTTAAAGATTAGAGGATATGAAATAGTGATTTATAATCAAGATTATTACCACTATCCTGATGAACATTTGACAGAATATCTAAACAATAATTATTTTGATGTAATCGGAGTAGGAATAATTGCCGGTTATTACCAATATAGAAAATTATTAAGAATATCTGAAGCAATCAACAATTCAAAAAATAGACCAATATATATATTGGGAGGGCATGGTCCCTCCCCTGAGCCGGAGTATTTTATGAAAAAGACTCAAGCTGACTATGTAGTTATTGGAGAAGGCGAAGAAACAATGGTTGAGCTTCTCGAAACAGTTGGTAATAAAAAGGATTTAAGCCAGGTAAAAGGCATAGCCTATCGAGATGGTTCGGATATCATTGTAACTGAAAGGCGTCCATTAATTAAAGATCTGGATACGCTGCCTATTCCCGCCTACGAATTATTTCCTATTGAATATTATCGTTTAATTAGACCACCTCATAGCAGTAGAACGGATTTCGTAATGCCCGTTTTATCAGGCAGAGGCTGTCTTTTTAATTGCAACTTTTGTTATAGAATGGATAAAGGGTTCAGACCACGAAGTAATGAGTCAATTATAAATGAAATAAAATATCTACAAAAAGAATATCGGATTAATTATATTATTTTTAGTGATGAATTATTAATGTCTTCTGTTAGAAGAGTAGAAAGCTTATGTAATGATTTTCTAAAAAATAATTTGAATATAAAATGGTCCTGTAATGGACGCTTAAATTTTGCAAAAAAAGATGTTTTAAAATTAATGAAAAAAAGCGGATGTGTGTTTATTAATTACGGAATCGAGGCTATGGATGATCAAATATTAAAGAATATGAATAAAGTCCTTACAACAAAACAAATTGTTGAGGGGATAGAGGCAACTTTGGCAGTTGGAATAAGCCCAGGTTATAACATTATATTTGGAAATATTGGAGAAAATAGAGAAACATTAAATAAAGGAGTAGAATTTTTATTAAAATATGATGATTGCACCCAGTTTAGAACTATAAGGCCTGTTACACCTTATCCAGGTTCACCACTTTATTATTATGCAATTGAAAAAGGGTTATTAAGAGATGTTGAGGATTTTTATGAATACAAACACGTAAATTCTGATTTGTTAGCAGTAAATTTTACTGAATTAACCGATGATGAATTTCATAAAGCGTTATTGGAAGCAAATAAAAAATTGATGACTAATTATTATAATAAAAAATTTGAGTTTTCATTACAACAAGCAAAAGATTTATATATAAAAAAAGATGTCAGTTTTAGAGGATTTAGACAAATCTGA
- a CDS encoding N-acetylneuraminate synthase family protein: MNKLRIGNRIIGDGYKPFIIAEIGINHEGDFSKAKTMIKDAYESGAECVKFQMHIIEDEMTKSAKNVIPGNADESIWEIMDRCSLTKEEHVKLKEYVEELGMIYLCTPFSRAAVDVLEEMKVLAYKIGSGECNNYPLIEHISSFGRPVILSTGMNNIESILKSVDILEKYGIEYSLLHCTSMYPTPYDKVRLGGIDDLRTNFPNAILGLSDHSLGNYTAFAAVALGAAIIEKHFTSNKAWSGPDVPISLNSKELYDLIIGCEAIYQAIGGKKEILQDEKPTIDFAYACVVAIDDIKEGEKLSKENIWVKRPGTGEIKAKDFNNLLGKQVNQDISRDIQLEWSMIKDD, translated from the coding sequence ATGAATAAATTAAGAATAGGTAACAGAATAATAGGGGATGGATATAAACCATTTATTATAGCTGAGATAGGTATAAATCATGAAGGAGATTTTAGTAAGGCAAAAACTATGATTAAAGATGCTTATGAGAGTGGTGCTGAGTGTGTGAAGTTTCAAATGCATATTATAGAAGATGAAATGACTAAGTCTGCTAAAAATGTAATACCAGGTAATGCCGATGAATCCATCTGGGAGATAATGGATAGGTGTTCATTAACAAAGGAGGAACATGTTAAATTAAAAGAGTATGTTGAAGAATTGGGTATGATATATTTATGTACTCCATTTTCTAGAGCAGCAGTAGATGTATTAGAAGAAATGAAAGTTTTGGCCTATAAAATAGGATCAGGTGAATGTAATAATTATCCTTTAATTGAACATATATCTTCATTTGGTAGACCAGTTATTTTAAGTACGGGGATGAATAATATAGAAAGTATATTAAAAAGTGTGGATATTTTAGAAAAATATGGGATTGAGTATTCTTTATTACATTGTACATCAATGTACCCTACTCCTTATGATAAGGTTAGATTAGGAGGAATAGATGATTTAAGGACTAATTTTCCTAATGCTATTTTAGGATTAAGTGATCATTCATTGGGTAATTATACAGCTTTTGCGGCAGTTGCTCTGGGGGCTGCAATTATTGAAAAGCATTTTACTTCTAATAAGGCCTGGTCAGGACCTGATGTACCAATATCACTTAATTCCAAGGAACTTTATGATTTAATAATTGGGTGTGAAGCAATATATCAAGCAATTGGTGGTAAGAAAGAAATATTACAGGACGAAAAGCCAACTATAGATTTTGCATATGCCTGTGTTGTAGCTATAGATGATATAAAAGAAGGAGAAAAATTATCTAAAGAAAACATATGGGTTAAAAGACCCGGAACTGGAGAGATAAAGGCCAAAGATTTTAACAATTTACTAGGCAAGCAAGTTAATCAAGATATATCAAGGGATATACAATTAGAATGGAGTATGATTAAAGATGATTAG
- a CDS encoding DegT/DnrJ/EryC1/StrS family aminotransferase has translation MKKYKLSDNTWSYKEIEAINRVIKSDRFTMGKEVKEYEKQFAEKIGSKYAVMSNSGSSANLLAIGALVYSGKLLSGDEVIVPAVSWSTTYFPVAQHNLKLRFVDIDADTYNIDVTKVESAITDRTKAILSVNLLGNPNEYKEILQICKKHNLILIEDSCESLGGKYKDKLLGTFGLLGTYSTFYSHHLCTMEGGVTVTNDEELYHYLLCIRAHGWTRNLPNDSKIYSKNNDDFYEQFNFIMPGYNLRPLEMEAAIGIEQLKKLDKIIEQRKKNARYFLKRIREVNNIKPQMEIEESSWFGFGMVIGENLDLRKCVVEALKKNDIEVRPIVAGNFTKNFAVKYLDYTIYKKLTNADIIHHNGLFVGNHSKNIREEIDILINVLKGVLNDR, from the coding sequence ATGAAAAAATATAAATTATCAGATAATACATGGTCATATAAAGAAATTGAAGCAATAAATCGTGTAATTAAATCAGATAGATTTACAATGGGAAAAGAAGTTAAAGAATATGAAAAACAATTTGCGGAAAAAATTGGAAGCAAATATGCTGTTATGTCAAACTCCGGTTCTTCAGCAAATTTATTGGCTATAGGAGCATTGGTATATTCTGGGAAACTATTATCAGGCGATGAAGTGATTGTTCCTGCTGTATCATGGAGTACTACTTACTTTCCAGTTGCTCAACATAATTTAAAATTAAGATTTGTAGATATTGATGCAGATACGTATAATATTGATGTAACAAAGGTGGAGAGTGCAATAACAGATAGAACAAAAGCAATTCTTTCTGTAAATTTGTTAGGCAACCCAAACGAATATAAAGAAATTTTACAAATTTGTAAAAAACATAATTTAATTCTTATAGAAGATAGCTGTGAATCATTAGGTGGCAAGTACAAAGATAAATTATTGGGAACATTTGGTTTACTAGGGACTTACTCAACATTTTATTCCCATCATCTGTGTACAATGGAAGGTGGTGTAACAGTAACGAATGATGAAGAACTTTATCATTATTTATTATGTATTAGAGCCCACGGTTGGACAAGAAATTTACCTAATGATAGTAAAATATATTCTAAGAATAATGATGACTTTTATGAGCAATTTAATTTTATTATGCCCGGTTATAATTTGCGCCCTTTAGAAATGGAAGCAGCAATAGGAATAGAACAATTAAAGAAGTTAGACAAGATAATTGAACAACGGAAAAAGAATGCTCGATATTTTTTAAAGCGTATTAGAGAAGTAAATAATATTAAACCACAAATGGAAATTGAAGAATCTTCTTGGTTTGGTTTTGGAATGGTTATTGGTGAAAATTTAGATTTGCGTAAATGTGTTGTTGAGGCTCTAAAGAAAAATGATATAGAAGTAAGACCAATTGTTGCAGGGAATTTTACTAAGAACTTTGCAGTAAAATATTTGGATTATACAATTTATAAAAAATTGACAAATGCAGATATAATTCATCATAATGGTTTATTTGTTGGTAATCACAGCAAGAATATTCGAGAAGAAATAGATATACTAATTAATGTTTTGAAAGGAGTCTTAAATGATAGATAA
- a CDS encoding GDP-L-fucose synthase family protein: MIDKYAKIFIAGRNGMVGSSIENGFKKRGYKNIIGLSSSELDLTKQLAVKEYFLNQKPEYVILAAAKVGGIMANMQSPAEFLYDNLAIQNNVIHYAYKYKAKKLLFLASSCIYPRMSPQPMKEEYLMDGKLEPTNEGYAIAKIAGLKMCQMYNKQYNVDFISVMPCNVYGIGDNFDLEKSHVVAALIRKFHEAKLKKKKFVEVWGTGNARRELIFNEDLADACLFLFESYTGNDLFNIGTGIDISIKKLAHLIKQVVGYKGIIKFDITKPDGMPQKLLDVSRLRDAGWIYKTSLEEGLKKTYSWFLEQQGN; encoded by the coding sequence ATGATAGATAAATATGCTAAAATATTTATTGCTGGACGAAATGGAATGGTGGGTTCATCAATAGAAAATGGATTTAAAAAAAGGGGATATAAAAATATTATAGGCCTAAGTTCAAGTGAATTAGATTTAACTAAACAATTAGCTGTGAAAGAATACTTTTTAAATCAAAAACCAGAATATGTCATTTTAGCAGCAGCAAAAGTCGGCGGAATAATGGCAAATATGCAATCACCTGCTGAATTTTTATACGATAATTTAGCTATACAGAATAATGTTATACATTATGCTTATAAATATAAAGCAAAAAAACTTTTATTCTTAGCTTCTTCATGTATATATCCTCGTATGTCACCTCAGCCTATGAAAGAAGAGTATTTGATGGATGGAAAATTAGAACCGACCAATGAAGGATATGCAATTGCAAAAATTGCAGGTTTAAAAATGTGTCAAATGTATAATAAGCAATATAATGTAGATTTTATTAGTGTTATGCCATGTAATGTTTATGGAATAGGTGATAATTTTGATCTAGAAAAATCTCATGTTGTAGCTGCTTTAATCAGAAAATTTCATGAAGCAAAATTAAAAAAGAAAAAATTTGTAGAGGTTTGGGGTACTGGGAATGCCCGTCGAGAATTGATATTTAATGAAGATTTAGCAGATGCTTGTTTATTTTTATTTGAATCTTATACAGGAAACGATCTTTTTAATATAGGAACTGGTATAGATATTTCAATTAAGAAATTAGCTCATCTTATTAAACAAGTTGTAGGATATAAGGGAATTATTAAATTTGATATAACAAAACCAGATGGTATGCCACAAAAATTATTAGATGTTTCACGGCTAAGGGATGCTGGATGGATTTATAAAACTAGTTTGGAGGAAGGGTTAAAGAAGACATATAGTTGGTTTCTTGAACAGCAAGGCAATTAA
- the gmd gene encoding GDP-mannose 4,6-dehydratase, producing the protein MKRALITGITGQDGSYLAEFLLEKGYEVHGIIRRTSVLNTQRIDHIYQDQHGKGVMLFLYYGDMVDSSSISRLMAKINPAEIYNLAAQSHVAVSFEIPEYTAQVDALGTLRLLEAIKNLGIETRFYQASTSELYGKACKVPQNENTPFYPRSPYAVAKLYSYWIVKNYREAYGMYAVNGILFNHESPRRGKHFVTRKISRAAARIAKGQQKKLYLGNLNAKRDWGYARDYVEMMWMMLQQEKPEDYIVASGETHTVREFAELAFKYVGIDLEWSGKGIEEKGIDKQTGEIIIQVDPRYFRPTEVDILIGDSSKAKEKLGWEPKLTFNELVKIMVESDLRIIE; encoded by the coding sequence ATGAAGAGAGCATTAATAACTGGTATTACTGGACAGGATGGTTCATATTTGGCAGAGTTTTTATTAGAGAAGGGTTATGAAGTACATGGAATTATAAGAAGAACATCTGTATTGAATACCCAAAGAATTGACCATATATATCAGGATCAACATGGTAAAGGTGTCATGTTATTTTTGTATTATGGGGATATGGTTGACTCCAGTAGTATTAGCAGGTTAATGGCAAAAATAAATCCTGCTGAAATATATAATCTTGCTGCCCAAAGCCATGTAGCAGTATCTTTTGAAATTCCGGAATATACAGCGCAAGTAGATGCACTTGGAACACTGAGGCTGTTGGAAGCAATTAAGAATCTAGGGATAGAAACACGTTTTTATCAAGCCTCAACCAGTGAACTATATGGAAAAGCATGTAAGGTTCCCCAGAATGAAAATACACCTTTTTATCCCCGTAGTCCCTATGCTGTGGCTAAATTATACTCTTATTGGATTGTAAAGAATTACCGGGAAGCCTATGGTATGTATGCGGTTAATGGTATTTTATTTAATCATGAGTCACCCCGTCGTGGAAAGCATTTTGTTACCCGTAAGATAAGCAGAGCAGCAGCCAGGATAGCTAAAGGGCAGCAAAAAAAGTTATATCTTGGAAATCTAAATGCAAAACGTGATTGGGGATATGCCAGGGATTATGTAGAGATGATGTGGATGATGTTACAGCAGGAAAAACCGGAAGATTATATTGTGGCTAGCGGAGAAACTCATACAGTTAGAGAATTTGCAGAACTGGCCTTTAAATATGTAGGAATAGATTTAGAATGGTCTGGTAAGGGGATAGAAGAAAAGGGAATTGATAAACAAACTGGAGAGATAATAATTCAAGTTGATCCTAGGTATTTTAGACCAACAGAAGTAGATATACTAATCGGTGATTCATCCAAGGCAAAAGAAAAATTGGGTTGGGAGCCGAAACTAACCTTTAATGAATTGGTTAAAATTATGGTAGAATCTGATTTAAGAATTATTGAATAA
- a CDS encoding FeoA family protein, giving the protein MTLAEVRRGERFNIKYIPDDLVRVQALRFGISEGAVLSCHEKVPGGPVIIKRNLQEIAVGRNLASNIIIEKEN; this is encoded by the coding sequence ATGACATTAGCTGAAGTAAGAAGGGGAGAGAGGTTTAATATAAAATATATTCCAGATGATTTAGTAAGGGTACAGGCATTGAGGTTTGGTATATCTGAAGGTGCTGTTCTTTCATGTCATGAAAAGGTGCCGGGAGGACCAGTTATTATTAAAAGGAATCTTCAGGAAATAGCAGTTGGTAGAAACCTGGCCAGTAATATTATTATAGAAAAGGAGAATTAA
- the feoB gene encoding ferrous iron transport protein B: MACHHKNSHHKLDLEDSSKKLVLVGNPNVGKSIFFNYLTGIYVAVSNYPGTTLDITKGRYQDFTVLDTPGVYGVSSFNDEEIVARDVIMAADIVVNVVDAVHLERDLFLTQQIIDMGIPVIIALNMMDEAEKNGLSIDIDRLSSELGVPVIPTTAVSGKGLSELKASLNRARVGESIFEKHNELTEKLAKMNEETTSTRDALLILEGDPHLADRYRLKPMNFREEIYRIRRKRVDQIIDNVVSDLNDGKGVKATLSRMMVNPVTGVPLLLITLYILYQLIGVFIAQTVVGLTEEAFFLEIYEPFIRNLVSRVIPAASFTSKLLIGEFGILTMAVTYVFGLLLPLVIGFYFFLSILEDSGYMPRIAALVDRTLTSLGLNGRAIIPMLLGFGCVTMATITTRLLGSKRERIIAIFLLGLAIPCSAQLGVIVGLISPLGVKYFLIYVFVLLLVYVLSGTFLNKVLPGKSTDLLIDLPPLRIPRIGNVLNKTRIKSFAFIKEAGPIFVLGAVIITVLQETGILIYIQELVAPITIGWLRLPPEVATAFVMGIIRRDFGAAGLNSLAMTPSQTTVALITITLFVPCIAAMMIMVKERNWKEATAIWFGSWFTAFIVGGLVALFI; the protein is encoded by the coding sequence ATGGCCTGTCATCACAAAAATAGCCATCACAAATTAGACCTGGAAGACAGCAGTAAAAAACTTGTCCTGGTAGGCAACCCGAATGTGGGGAAATCTATCTTTTTTAATTACCTGACAGGTATTTATGTAGCTGTTTCAAATTATCCGGGCACAACCCTGGATATTACTAAAGGGAGGTATCAGGACTTTACTGTTCTTGATACACCTGGTGTTTATGGTGTTTCTTCCTTTAATGATGAGGAGATAGTGGCCAGGGATGTTATTATGGCAGCAGATATAGTGGTGAATGTAGTTGATGCTGTTCATTTAGAAAGGGATTTATTTCTTACCCAGCAGATAATTGATATGGGTATTCCTGTTATTATTGCCCTTAATATGATGGATGAGGCAGAAAAAAATGGTTTATCAATCGATATAGATAGATTAAGCAGTGAATTGGGTGTCCCAGTTATACCAACAACAGCTGTCAGTGGAAAGGGGTTATCTGAGCTTAAGGCCTCTTTAAATAGGGCTAGAGTAGGTGAGAGTATTTTTGAAAAGCATAATGAGTTAACAGAAAAGCTAGCTAAGATGAATGAAGAAACTACCTCTACAAGGGATGCCTTATTAATATTAGAGGGTGACCCACATCTGGCAGATAGATATAGGCTTAAGCCAATGAATTTTCGGGAAGAAATTTATAGAATCAGAAGAAAAAGGGTAGATCAAATTATTGATAATGTTGTCAGTGACCTCAATGATGGTAAAGGTGTTAAAGCTACTTTAAGTAGGATGATGGTTAATCCAGTAACAGGTGTTCCCCTCTTGTTGATTACCCTGTATATCTTATATCAGTTAATAGGAGTTTTTATTGCTCAGACAGTGGTAGGTCTTACAGAAGAGGCATTCTTCCTGGAAATCTATGAACCATTTATAAGGAATCTAGTCAGCAGGGTAATACCAGCTGCTTCTTTTACGAGTAAGTTACTTATTGGTGAATTCGGTATTTTGACAATGGCGGTTACCTATGTTTTTGGATTATTATTACCTTTAGTAATCGGGTTTTATTTCTTTCTATCTATACTTGAGGATTCGGGGTATATGCCCAGGATTGCAGCCCTTGTAGATAGGACCTTGACTTCTTTAGGGCTTAATGGAAGGGCGATTATCCCCATGCTGCTTGGCTTTGGTTGTGTTACAATGGCAACGATAACTACCAGACTGCTGGGGTCAAAGAGGGAACGTATTATTGCTATATTCTTATTAGGATTAGCTATCCCCTGTTCTGCCCAACTTGGTGTAATTGTTGGTTTGATTTCCCCCTTAGGAGTGAAGTATTTTTTGATCTATGTATTTGTTCTTCTGTTAGTTTATGTCTTATCAGGTACATTCCTGAATAAGGTTTTACCAGGGAAGTCAACTGACTTATTAATAGATTTACCCCCTTTACGAATACCTAGGATTGGCAATGTTTTAAATAAAACCCGCATAAAATCTTTTGCCTTTATTAAGGAAGCAGGCCCTATCTTTGTACTGGGTGCTGTGATAATTACTGTCTTACAGGAAACAGGTATTTTAATATATATACAGGAGCTGGTTGCTCCTATAACTATAGGTTGGTTGAGATTGCCCCCTGAGGTGGCTACTGCCTTTGTAATGGGTATAATTAGGCGTGATTTTGGTGCTGCTGGGCTTAATTCACTGGCTATGACCCCTTCCCAGACAACAGTAGCCCTTATTACGATAACCCTATTTGTACCCTGTATTGCAGCGATGATGATCATGGTTAAGGAGAGGAACTGGAAAGAGGCTACGGCTATCTGGTTTGGCAGCTGGTTTACAGCTTTTATTGTTGGTGGTTTGGTAGCATTATTTATTTAG